One segment of Variovorax sp. PAMC28562 DNA contains the following:
- a CDS encoding ABC transporter ATP-binding protein, whose translation MTQDATAPDAIVTVRDLEKTFALKRQAGTPARTLRAVRQVSFDIARGETLGLVGESGSGKSTTGRMLVGLIPATSGRVRLFDEEITGTNAQQALARVRKRVQFVFQDPQGSLNPRMRIGDAIAEPIDVAGGRTRHDRQLRIQELLDTVGLPRSCGDRFPHEFSGGQRQRIGIARALALKPEFIVCDEPVSALDVSLQAQVVNLLIDLQEAFGLSYLFIAHDLAVVRNISHRVAVMYAGAIVEVAPRAALYATPKHPYTQTLLEAIPRPDPRHRLAANVRGELPSLSSPPTGCTFHTRCPHAFERCRNEVPQLKALAPGHEAACHLYEPVTAPPATASFMTAAPIAASPEDRLRD comes from the coding sequence ATGACCCAAGACGCAACTGCGCCCGATGCGATCGTCACGGTGCGCGACCTCGAGAAAACGTTCGCGCTCAAGCGCCAAGCCGGAACGCCGGCGCGCACGCTTCGCGCCGTGCGTCAAGTGAGCTTCGACATTGCGCGCGGCGAAACGCTGGGTTTGGTCGGCGAATCGGGCTCGGGCAAGTCGACCACCGGTCGCATGCTGGTCGGACTCATCCCGGCGACATCGGGGCGCGTCCGTTTGTTCGATGAAGAGATCACCGGCACTAACGCGCAACAGGCTCTGGCGCGCGTTCGCAAGCGCGTGCAGTTCGTCTTTCAAGACCCGCAGGGTTCACTGAATCCGCGTATGCGAATCGGCGATGCGATCGCCGAGCCGATCGACGTGGCCGGCGGCCGCACACGTCACGATCGGCAGCTTCGCATTCAGGAACTGCTCGACACCGTCGGCCTGCCGCGCTCATGCGGCGATCGGTTTCCGCACGAATTTTCCGGTGGGCAGCGGCAGCGCATCGGCATCGCTCGTGCGCTGGCGCTCAAGCCGGAATTCATCGTCTGCGACGAGCCGGTGTCCGCCCTCGACGTCTCGCTGCAGGCGCAGGTGGTCAACCTCCTGATCGACTTGCAAGAGGCCTTCGGGCTGAGCTACCTCTTCATAGCGCACGACCTGGCTGTCGTGCGCAACATCTCGCACCGCGTCGCCGTAATGTACGCAGGTGCCATCGTCGAAGTCGCGCCGCGCGCCGCGCTCTACGCCACGCCGAAGCATCCGTACACGCAGACGCTGCTCGAAGCCATTCCGCGGCCCGATCCACGCCATCGACTGGCAGCCAACGTACGAGGCGAATTGCCGAGTCTGTCGAGCCCGCCGACCGGGTGCACTTTTCATACGCGATGTCCGCATGCATTCGAGCGCTGCCGAAATGAAGTGCCGCAACTCAAGGCCTTGGCGCCGGGACACGAAGCCGCTTGCCACTTGTACGAACCGGTGACTGCACCACCCGCAACGGCCTCGTTCATGACTGCCGCGCCCATTGCGGCTTCACCGGAAGACCGACTGCGCGACTGA
- a CDS encoding ABC transporter ATP-binding protein: MVPKPMGQPELPVLAVNNLTVEFRGDDGWVSAVRDVSFSIGRRECLGIVGESGSGKSVSALSILRLHARATSRISSGTIVFNDRDLLKLPEPQMRRIRGAEIAMIFQDPMSSLNPVLTIADQIIEPLRLHQGLTAAAARKRAIELLGLVRIPDAARRIDDYPHRLSGGMRQRVVIAIAIACQPKVLIADEPTTALDVTIQSQILQLLKELQSELDMSVILITHDLGVIAQFADRVVVMYAGQVIESAPVLDLFGKPLHPYTDGLLAAIPRLDGEPGRLKSIAGSIPDPSVHIPGCRFSPRCPEALPVCHEIPPALLPASSMRWSRCPPRLAASGADAGVPVGISKSQQAVIP, from the coding sequence GTGGTGCCGAAACCGATGGGGCAACCCGAACTGCCCGTGCTCGCAGTCAACAACCTGACCGTGGAGTTCCGTGGTGACGATGGATGGGTCTCCGCCGTTCGCGACGTGAGCTTCAGCATCGGCCGGCGCGAGTGCCTTGGCATTGTCGGCGAATCGGGCAGTGGCAAGAGCGTCAGTGCGCTGTCGATCTTGCGGCTGCACGCGCGTGCGACGAGCCGGATCTCCAGCGGCACCATCGTCTTCAACGATCGCGATCTCCTCAAGCTGCCCGAGCCGCAGATGCGGCGCATCCGCGGTGCCGAGATCGCGATGATCTTCCAGGACCCGATGTCGTCGCTGAACCCCGTATTGACCATCGCCGACCAGATCATCGAGCCGCTGCGTCTGCATCAGGGGCTGACCGCAGCGGCGGCGCGCAAGCGGGCGATCGAGCTGCTGGGGCTGGTGCGCATTCCGGATGCAGCCCGGCGCATCGACGACTACCCGCACCGTCTCTCTGGCGGCATGCGCCAGCGCGTCGTCATCGCCATTGCCATTGCTTGCCAACCCAAGGTTTTGATAGCCGACGAGCCGACCACTGCACTCGACGTCACGATCCAGTCTCAGATCCTTCAGCTGCTTAAAGAGCTGCAGTCGGAGCTCGATATGTCGGTGATCCTCATCACGCATGACCTCGGGGTGATTGCGCAGTTCGCGGATCGCGTGGTGGTGATGTACGCCGGCCAGGTGATTGAGTCGGCCCCTGTTCTGGACCTTTTCGGCAAGCCGCTGCATCCCTACACCGACGGCCTGCTGGCTGCCATTCCACGGCTGGATGGCGAGCCCGGCCGGCTGAAGTCGATTGCCGGCAGCATCCCCGATCCTTCAGTGCACATTCCGGGCTGCCGCTTCAGCCCGCGCTGCCCGGAGGCGTTGCCCGTGTGCCACGAAATCCCGCCCGCCCTGCTCCCGGCATCGTCCATGCGATGGAGTCGCTGCCCGCCGCGTCTGGCGGCCAGCGGTGCAGATGCAGGCGTGCCGGTAGGTATCTCAAAGAGCCAGCAGGCAGTCATCCCATGA
- a CDS encoding ABC transporter permease translates to MTEAAVLSTSNGNAQPAGPAQLLAPRRKLRLVRKLFKHRSFVIGLVIITLLVLAAIFGPMLTGLDPTAMRMRNRFKPPSSTMLFGADMFGRDMLTRVLQGARLSLFIGLSVALASGIVGAFIGIAAGYFRRLDSPLMRFMDALLAFPAILLAIGISAALGPQTTSVIVALTVAYIPRTARITRASTLVIREMEYVEAARLSGAGHLRMIFRHILPNCMGPLVVQLTFVFAYAILAEAALSFLGIGPPPPAPSWGNIIAEGRDYSIEAWWIMLFPGLAISLAALGMNLLGDGLRDVLDPRLKVEA, encoded by the coding sequence ATGACTGAGGCGGCGGTGCTGTCGACATCCAATGGCAACGCACAGCCGGCAGGCCCCGCGCAGTTGCTCGCGCCCCGGCGAAAGCTGCGGCTGGTTCGCAAACTCTTCAAGCACCGCTCGTTCGTGATCGGCCTGGTCATCATCACGCTGCTGGTGCTGGCCGCGATCTTCGGCCCGATGCTCACCGGCCTCGACCCGACTGCCATGCGCATGCGCAACCGCTTCAAGCCGCCATCGAGCACGATGCTCTTCGGCGCCGACATGTTCGGCCGCGACATGCTGACGCGCGTGCTGCAGGGTGCGCGGCTGTCGTTGTTCATCGGGCTCTCGGTGGCGCTGGCGTCGGGCATCGTCGGCGCCTTCATCGGCATTGCTGCCGGCTACTTCCGGCGGCTCGATTCGCCGCTGATGCGCTTCATGGACGCGCTGCTCGCGTTCCCTGCGATCCTGCTTGCCATCGGCATCAGCGCAGCGCTCGGCCCGCAGACCACCAGCGTCATCGTCGCGCTGACCGTGGCTTACATACCGCGCACGGCCCGCATCACGCGCGCCTCGACGTTGGTGATTCGCGAGATGGAATACGTCGAAGCGGCACGCCTGTCGGGCGCCGGCCATCTGCGCATGATCTTCCGGCACATCCTGCCCAACTGCATGGGGCCGCTGGTGGTGCAGCTGACCTTCGTCTTTGCTTACGCCATCCTGGCCGAAGCCGCGCTCAGCTTTCTCGGCATCGGCCCGCCGCCGCCAGCGCCGAGTTGGGGAAACATCATCGCGGAAGGCCGTGATTATTCGATCGAGGCATGGTGGATCATGTTGTTTCCGGGCTTGGCCATCAGCCTTGCTGCGCTGGGCATGAACCTGCTGGGCGATGGTCTGCGCGACGTGCTCGACCCGCGTCTGAAAGTGGAGGCCTGA
- a CDS encoding ABC transporter permease: MARNVIFRLLQAIPVILLVAILAFVLMHMLPGDPAVVMAGPDASPEAIDKLRHQLGLDRPIWEQLIAWLGNLARGDFGQSLMLNQGVFSAVIARLPVTLSLALLAFAITVPVGIALGIIAAYYRNTWIDSAVMGVALIGVSIPSFWIAIISVIVFSVELRWLPSSGYAPLSQGFGPWLRSMVQPAAILALFQIGYLARMTRSSMLDVLDQDYIRTARAKGLNEWVTIGKHAFRNSLMSVVTVSGIILSLLIGGSVVIEQVFALPGIGRLVVQGIMARDYPLIQGTMLLLGFAFVLVNVCVDLAYTLVDPRVRYD; the protein is encoded by the coding sequence GTGGCGCGCAACGTCATCTTCCGGCTGCTGCAGGCGATTCCGGTCATCCTCCTGGTCGCGATACTCGCGTTCGTCTTGATGCACATGCTGCCGGGCGACCCAGCGGTGGTCATGGCCGGCCCGGACGCATCGCCCGAAGCCATCGACAAGCTGCGTCATCAGCTCGGACTCGATCGTCCGATCTGGGAGCAGCTCATCGCCTGGCTGGGCAATCTGGCACGCGGCGATTTCGGGCAGTCGCTGATGCTGAACCAGGGCGTGTTCAGCGCGGTGATCGCCCGGCTGCCTGTGACGTTGTCGCTCGCGCTGCTGGCCTTTGCCATCACGGTGCCGGTCGGCATCGCGCTCGGCATCATCGCGGCCTACTACCGCAACACCTGGATCGATTCGGCCGTGATGGGCGTCGCGCTCATCGGCGTGTCGATCCCCAGCTTCTGGATCGCGATCATCTCGGTCATCGTCTTTTCGGTGGAGTTGCGCTGGTTGCCCTCCTCGGGCTACGCGCCGTTGTCGCAAGGCTTCGGCCCGTGGCTGCGATCGATGGTGCAACCGGCGGCCATCCTCGCGCTGTTCCAGATCGGCTACCTTGCACGCATGACGCGCTCCAGCATGCTCGACGTGCTCGACCAGGACTACATCCGCACCGCGCGCGCCAAGGGTCTGAACGAGTGGGTGACGATCGGCAAACATGCCTTTCGGAACTCCCTGATGTCGGTGGTCACGGTGAGCGGCATCATCCTGTCGCTGCTCATCGGTGGTTCTGTCGTCATCGAGCAGGTGTTCGCGCTTCCCGGTATCGGGCGGTTGGTGGTGCAAGGGATCATGGCGCGCGACTACCCACTGATCCAGGGAACGATGCTGTTGCTGGGCTTCGCCTTCGTGCTCGTCAATGTCTGTGTCGACCTGGCCTACACGCTGGTCGACCCGCGGGTGCGCTATGACTGA
- a CDS encoding ABC transporter substrate-binding protein, whose translation MSVRTIFKKLVTAAAIAALFAAAANMPVFAQKKGGQLRYAYVSGPGTLDPYVSSSAVELEVIHHLYDALITVGENYETRPMIASSYTIADDAKTFTFKIRKGVKFHDGSVLTSADVLASFERYRKISPNAVIFSDVASATAPDAETFIVKLNKTNSVFVDILKSPVYPFVILPASQKDKPARGADVIGSGPFKLGEWTKDSHLVLERFDGYTPNESYKGLDGYAGRRIAYVDSVRYRFIPEANARVAALQAGDVDVAASIPPELAKRFASDPDIQTQTVFPYCMQVFIVNSSQGPTANPKIRQAINAVVDVEEISTATGQIAKMNHSLVYPFSPYYQGDKMKVYYDQKSPDKAKKLLAEAGYKNEPITLQTTSNYPNFRTSILVLSELMKAAGMNVNVDVVDWTTNASNMQRGTGTWNVSTTSFCSNPLLGPQQWRTMFYTFPQVKNDAVLDAAYEKFYTSLDAGKRKEAWDVIEKQVLEQAYMIKIVDMGTINAFNKKKVDNFASFYLPRFWNVSLK comes from the coding sequence CGGGGCCGGGCACGCTGGACCCTTACGTATCGAGCAGCGCGGTCGAGCTGGAGGTGATCCATCACCTGTACGACGCGCTCATCACCGTGGGCGAAAACTACGAGACGCGACCGATGATCGCGTCGAGCTACACCATTGCAGACGACGCCAAGACCTTCACCTTCAAGATCCGCAAGGGCGTGAAGTTTCATGACGGCAGCGTCCTGACCTCTGCCGACGTGCTCGCGTCTTTCGAGCGCTATCGCAAGATCAGCCCCAACGCGGTGATCTTCAGCGACGTGGCCAGCGCGACAGCGCCCGACGCCGAAACGTTCATCGTCAAACTCAACAAGACCAACTCGGTCTTCGTCGACATCCTGAAGAGCCCGGTGTATCCGTTCGTCATCTTGCCGGCCTCGCAAAAAGACAAGCCGGCGCGGGGTGCCGACGTGATCGGCAGCGGCCCGTTCAAGTTGGGCGAGTGGACCAAGGACAGCCACCTGGTACTCGAACGCTTCGACGGCTACACCCCCAACGAAAGCTACAAGGGTCTCGACGGCTATGCCGGCCGGCGCATTGCATACGTGGACTCGGTGCGCTACCGATTCATCCCAGAAGCCAACGCCCGCGTCGCCGCCCTGCAGGCAGGCGATGTCGACGTCGCGGCCAGTATTCCGCCCGAACTCGCCAAGCGTTTTGCCAGCGACCCGGACATCCAGACGCAGACGGTGTTCCCGTATTGCATGCAGGTCTTCATCGTCAACAGCTCGCAAGGGCCGACGGCCAATCCGAAGATCCGCCAGGCCATCAACGCGGTGGTCGATGTCGAAGAAATCTCGACCGCGACCGGCCAGATCGCCAAGATGAACCACTCGCTGGTGTACCCGTTCAGCCCGTACTACCAGGGCGACAAGATGAAGGTCTACTACGACCAGAAAAGCCCGGACAAAGCCAAGAAGCTGCTGGCCGAAGCCGGCTACAAGAACGAGCCGATCACGCTGCAAACGACGTCGAACTACCCCAACTTCCGCACCTCGATCCTCGTGCTCTCGGAGTTGATGAAGGCGGCCGGCATGAACGTCAATGTCGACGTGGTCGACTGGACCACCAACGCCAGCAACATGCAGCGCGGCACCGGGACATGGAACGTGTCGACCACCAGCTTCTGCTCGAACCCACTGCTCGGCCCGCAGCAGTGGCGCACGATGTTCTACACCTTCCCGCAGGTGAAGAACGACGCTGTCCTCGATGCCGCTTACGAAAAGTTCTACACCTCGCTGGACGCTGGCAAACGCAAGGAAGCCTGGGACGTCATCGAGAAGCAGGTGCTCGAACAGGCCTACATGATCAAGATCGTCGACATGGGCACGATCAACGCCTTCAACAAGAAGAAGGTCGATAACTTCGCGAGCTTCTATCTGCCGCGCTTCTGGAACGTCAGCCTGAAGTAA